In Polyodon spathula isolate WHYD16114869_AA unplaced genomic scaffold, ASM1765450v1 scaffolds_1131, whole genome shotgun sequence, the DNA window actgtaacaaaaacaacactcatgTAGGTATTTCACGGccttattacaaaaaacaaataacaaaccaaCCTCAGCAACGCCTGGCAGAGAGTCACATTTTTTTTGATTATtcgattttttgtttttttgcatgtggTAGCACATTGCTTGTTTATTGTTGGTTACTGAGATAACGGTGTTGTTATGCCCTCCCTGAATGGGGAGGCAGAGAGTTCACACACTGTAAAAGGTGTGTTGGGGTGGGGCTCAGGCATCGTAGTTGGGGTTCTTGCGCAGAATGACAAAACCCTCCAGGATGGGCGTGACAGGCAGGTACTCCTCAGTGGCGAGCTCTGCCCGCTCTCCGTGCGCCAGCAACACTGGCGTGGTGTGGGTCTGGAATCCTGTGATGGCCTTGGGTTTACCAGCCTGGCCCACAACATCTACAGCCTACAAGGGAGGGAAGGAGGACAGGCAGTGAGTCTTCAACACACAACAATAAAGCCATACCATTTTCATTGAAGGTGTACAACTTGACAATTCTAGTACTGCAAATAAAACTAATACTAAATAatgatatattattatgtatatattgtggtgatattatatgtttatatattatataatatatctatagtagataatatatatatatatatatatatatatatatatatatgaatatagttTGATATATGGTATAAATTTTGTAAATTGATATTCAACTATTTCACTTATACATTGATTTTCATAACTTATTGCCGGAAAAGTATGTACACCGTGCCCGATTGTTAATAATATTACAAGAGGTGTGGCATAATATTACAAGAGGTGTGGCATCATGGTTCCGGGaggtgctatattaaaaaaattaatgaatgcaTGATTTAATCCAGTAAAGGGTACTTGAGCAGAGTGTGGAATAACAGCTACAGAATCAATAGCTTCACTccccactcccccctccccctcacctgTCCCACTCTCACAGACACTGGAAGAGGCCGCAGCTCCTCGTCGAATGTGACTAGCATACGGGGCTGCATAGCTGCCACCAGCCCATACAGGACGTAGTGCGACTTTCCAAGGATtactgagaaaagacaaacagagAGACAAGTCATCAAATCAATCCACAACCCCCCACTTACACACAACAGTACTGggatagattaaaaaaaagtttaaaaaggctTTTAATGAGC includes these proteins:
- the LOC121309290 gene encoding 26S proteasome non-ATPase regulatory subunit 2-like, whose product is MLRQLAQYHAKDPNNLFMVRLAQGLTHLGKGTLTLCPYHSDRQLMSQVAVAGLLTVLVSFLDVKNIILGKSHYVLYGLVAAMQPRMLVTFDEELRPLPVSVRVGQAVDVVGQAGKPKAITGFQTHTTPVLLAHGERAELATEEYLPVTPILEGFVILRKNPNYDA